The Actinomycetota bacterium genome segment AGTCCGGTGAACAAACCCGGAAGATATTGGCAGGAAAAATTGAACAGTACTGCGGGTCAACCTGCACCTCTATAGTGGATCAAATGGCTATGTTTAGGGGCAGGATGGGTGAATACCTGAGTGATTTAAAGGAAAAGGCAGAGGATATAAAATAACCAGGCCTATTCATATCTTAATGCGTCTATAGGGTTGAGCCCGGCTGCTCTCATGGCAGGGTATATGCCGAAGAACAGTCCCACTACCATGGAAAAGCTTATGGCTAGTATGATGGGGTAGGCAGTTATTGAAGTAGTTAGTACTGTAAACCGGTTAAGTAATGCTGATACCATTACTGCAAATGCTATACCTACTATTCCTCCGCTTACACTCAGTACTACGCTTTCTATTAGAAACTGTATAAGCACGTCCCGGTTTTTAGCCCCTACTGCTTTTCTTATGCCAATCTCCCTGGTTCTTTCGGTTACTGAAACCAGCATTATGTTCATGATGCCAATGCCTCCCACCAACAGTGAAATGGCAGCTATCCCGGCAATAGTAATGGTGAAAATATTGGTAATGGTACCTACTATATCCAAAATCTGGGTTTGGCTCTGAACGGTGAAGTCATTTTCTTGATCAGGCATGAGGTTATGTGATCTTCTAAGAATGGTTTTAATCTCTGCCGTAGCTTGGTCCATAACGGTTTCACTTTTGCTCTGGGCTAAAATCAGGTTTATATAATCAAGGCCGTAAAGTTTATTCTGGGCAGTGGTTATGGGAACTGATATTACATTATCCTGGTCCTGCCCAAATTGATTGGAACCCATCTCTTTAATAGTCCCCACTACTGTAAAATTTTTCTGGTCAACCTTAATTACTTCCCCTATGGGGTCTCTTTTCCCAAATAATTCCCTGATTATGGTCTGGCCGATTACTGCGGTATTGCCGGAATTAGCCACATCACTGGTGGTATAAAAACGGCCTTCCTCCATTTCAAAATTATAGATATCCAAAGCTTTTTCTGAAGAAGCATAAATACTGGCGCTCAAGCTTTTACCCATATAGCTTACCACTGATGAATTCAATATAACGGGAATAGCCCCTTCCACGTATTCCGAATGAAGCTCTATAGCTTCTGCATCTTTAACTTTTAACTGGTTTTGGGCTACCGTTCCCAGCATCTGTTCAAAACCTCCGTCCCGGTCCTGGGAGCCGGGGGTAATTATTATAAGGTTGGAACCTATGTCCTGAATGTTCTGAAGTACCATCTGCTGGGCTCCGGTACCGATAGAGAGCATGGCTACAACTGCGCCTACTCCAATAATTATTCCCAGCATGGTTAAAAAAGACCTTAATTTATTCAAGGCCAGGGCTTGAAAAGCAATCTTGATATTTTCAAAAATTCTCTGCATCAGTTATTTTACCTCATCTTCAAGCTTGGGCATTTCTTTTAGCCTTTGGTCTGCATCGATAGGTTTTTCTACCTGTTCATGTTTATATATTCTGCCATCCCTTAAATAAATAATCTTTTGTGTATGCCTGGCTATATCCATCTCATGGGTGACCAGCAATATGGTTTTGCCCTTATGGTTTAATTTTTGGAATATGGATATTATCTCCTCCCCTGTAACTGAATCAAGGTTACCGGTAGGTTCATCAGCCAGTATGACAGCAGGATTATTGATAAGGGCCCTAGCAATAGCCACCCTTTGCTTCTGGCCTCCCGATAGTTCATTGGGCCTGTGCTTAACCCAGGGGGTTAATCCCACCGATTCTATGGCTTCCATTATTCTCTGGTGCCGGTCTTTAGTATTCTTGGAATATACCAGGGGCAGCTCTACATTCCGGTATACATTGGAGCGGGATAGAAGGTTAAAGGTTTGGAATACAAAGCCAATCTTGCTATTGCGTATTTCTGCCAGTTGACTGTCATTTAATTTGCTTACATCCGTCTGGTCCAGAAAATATTTACCAGATGTAGGAATATCCAGGCACCCCAATATATTCATAAGTGTTGACTTTCCGCTGCCGGAAGGACCCATTACGGTAACAAATTCGCCTTCATTGATAGCCAAGTCTACCCCCCTTAGGGCTTTCACCTTAATTTTGCCTATGCTGTATGTTTTATGTATATCTTCAATGCTTATGATATTAGTCATTTTCAATCCTGGAGGTAACTATTATATCTCCTTCCTTTAATCCTGCCTTGATTTCTATATATTCGTAATCAAATATGCCTGTTTCTATCTCTGCTCTCTCTACCTGCTCATCTTTTTGAAGATCTACATACTGTTTGCCATCGATATCATATACTGCGCTTACCGGAGCTATTAAAACATCATCAGCTTGCTGGGTTATAATGGTAAGATTAGCAGAAAGCCCGAATAAAAGGTCCTGGGTTTGGTCAGGAGTAACTTCAATGGCAAATGAAACCAGCCCCCCCATATTTTCTGACAGGGGAGAAATATTGGTAATTTTGCCGGTGTATTGCTGGCCGTAAAAAGCATCCAGGGTAAAAGTGACTTGCTGGCCCAGTTCCAACTTGGATATATCGGTCTCGTCTATACTGGATTTTATGATAAAGTTGTGGTCAATGATGGATATGACGCTCATACCAGGGGAAGCCAGTTCGCCTTCGGAGAAGGGGGCAGAAACTACTATTCCGTCAAAAGGGGCTATGACTTTGTTCTGGTCTAAATCCAACTCCACCATTTCTATATTTATTTTAGCCAGCTCCAACTGCTGCTCAGCTTGCAGTATGGACTGTTGGGCCATTAGTATCTGTTTCTGGGTATTTTGGGTCTCGCCCAGGGTAGACCAGTATGTAATGCTCTGATTGATTTGTGCCTGCTCATAAGCTCCCTGTGCGCTGTGGGTTTGGGAGCTGGACTGGGTTTTTGCCTGTTCATAGCTTTCCTGGGCAGCTTCTGCCTGCAGCTGTGCTGATTGGCTCTGGGCCAGGGCACTTTCCAGATTGGACTGTGCTGCATTTAGGTTAGCTTCATATTGAGCAATCTGGGTATCACCAAAAAGGGGATCCTCCTCTGCTTCTTTTAAAATATTGGCTGCATCAGATGCGGCCTGCTGTGCTGCCTCTACAGTAACCTGGGCAATGTTTACAGCCTGCTGGGCGCTATCCACTGCAGACCGGGCATAAGAGTTGGATTTATCTGCTAATTTCCGGCTGTCCTGCAAAGCAATCAGGGCATTAGCAGCGCTTTGCTGGGCTAGTTCCTGGTTTTCCTGGGCTAGCTGTACTGCAATATGGTTATTATCCAATGCCTGCTGCAAACTTATTTTTGCTTGGGACAGCGAGCTTTCAGAAATGGAGAGATTGGCCTCAGCCTGGGCCAGAGTCAGGTGGGTCAAGGTGTTGTCTACTTCAAACAGCACATCATCTTTTGAAAAAACATGGCCTTTTTCCGCCGCTTGCAGCACCTCTCCTGCCGACTGTAGGGAATAATTTTTAATCTGGCTGGATTCTATATAACCGGTAGAAGTAACCATTTGCCTGATGCTGCCTTTGGTTACGGTAAAAGTGTCCAGTTGGTTGGTTGTTTCCTGGCTGCAGGAGCTCAAGGCTAGAACCAGTAGAGTGGTTAATGCCATAAAAAGGTGTAAATATTTCTTCTTATTTTTCATATTTTTTTTCCCTGCCTTCTTCAGTAGAAAATAGGTCTATGTAGAGTTTATTAAAAATTTCAATTGATTGTTTTAATTGTGGCTCAAATAATGGTTTTAACAGCCGGTATTCTTTTTTGCCCCTGGCGGTTAAACTATATATTTTCCGGGCCCTCTTCTGTCCGGTATCCCAGTATCCAATTACCAATTTTTCTTCCTCCAGCTCCTTTAATAGAGGGTATATGGTGCCTGGTTTGGGACTCCAAGCCATACTGGTCTTGCTTTTGATATGATTTATTATTTCATTTCCATACATGTCCTTTTGAAAAAGAAAGTGAATGGCCAAAAGGGGTAGCAGCCCGCCCCTGGCCATAACCATATTGACTAGTGGGTTAATATGGCGGCTGCCGGTCCAAAGATGAAAACTTCTTTTGCCAAATATCCAGTGTTTTTTTAAATCCGGCAGGGCTCCCTTCCGGCCTTTGGTATCCATTAAGCCGTAATTAGTCTGGCTATCTGCCCCTGATTTCGTTTTATTCTTCATAGGGAAGTTTTTATTATAATATATATCGAATTCAATATAATTTTATATATTATAAGAACTGGTTTACAAATTACAAGTACAAAATATTCAATAGGTTTTGTAATATGATATAATGCTTTACAATGTAAGCAAGACTCAGCCATTAGTTTATTTTTTTAACATAAGGAGCAGCATAATGAGCGATTGGACTACTATTATTGATGTTTACGCCAGAGAAATTCTGGACTCCAGGGGCAACCCTACAGTGGAAGTGGAAACGGTTCTGGAATGCGGTGCAGTGGGTAGGGCTGCCGTACCTTCAGGAGCTTCCACCGGACAGTTTGAAGCAGTAGAGTTAAGAGACGGGGATAAAGCCCGTTATATGGGCCTGGGTGTCCAAAAGGCAGTGGATAATGTTAATAATATTATTGCCCCTGAGCTGGAAAATATGGATGCCATTTTTCAGAGAGAGATAGATCAGCTTTTAATTGATATGGATGGTACCCCCAATAAAGGCAAGTTAGGTGCCAATGCTACCCTGGGAGTATCCATGGCCGTAGCCAAGGCAGCAGCCATTGCCCTGGATATACCCCTTTACAAATACATAGGAGGGGTTAATGCCCATGTTCTTCCTTCCCCTATGATGAACATTTTAAATGGGGGAAAACACGCTGATAACAGTGTAGATTTACAGGAATTTATGATAATGCCCCTGGGGGCTAGTTCCTTCAGGGAGGCATTAAGGATGGGAGCAGAGGTGTTTCATTCCTTAAAAGCAGTATTAAAGAGTAAAGGCTTAAGCACATCCGTAGGTGATGAGGGCGGTTTCGCTCCTAACCTGGATACCAATGAAGATGCTATAAAATACATAATAGATGCTATTGAAAAAGCGGGATATGCTCCGGGAAAAGATGTATTTATCGCCCTGGATCCTGCTGCTACTGAATTTTACCAAGATGGCAAATATAACTTGAGCGGAGAGGGAAAAGTGCTAACCCCGGACCAGATGGTAGATTATTACCAGAATTTAGTGGAAAAATATCCCATAATTTCCATAGAAGACGGGATGGCTGAAGAGGATTGGGACGGTTGGAAGGCCTTAACTGAGCGTATAGGCCAGAAAATACAGATCGTAGGTGATGATTTGTTTGTAACCAATACTTCCAGGCTAAAGAAAGGCATAGAGCTTAAAGTCACTAATTCCATATTAATAAAGGTAAACCAGATAGGTACATTAACTGAAACCCTGGAGGCCATAGAAATGGCCAAAACTGCCGGATATACGGCAGTGGTATCCCATAGGTCCGGAGAGACAGAAGACACCACCATAGCTGATTTAGTGGTGGGGATAAATGCAGGACAGATAAAAACTGGAGCTCCTTCCAGGACAGACAGGGTATGCAAATACAATCAGCTGTTAAGGATTGAAGAAGAACTGGGTGATGAGTCCAGGTATCTAGGCTTAAGTTCTTTCTATAATATTCAGAGATAAAAGGTTATGGCCAGGCTTGCCTGGCCATAATGCACTAAAAATTTTCTGTTTGAAACAAAAACTATGTTTATATATCATTTAACCTAAGAGCAACTACCATTATTCTTATGGATTATAAAAATGTGCATCTAACTATTAAAGATATTGCAAAGATGGCCGGTGTATCCACAGCTACTGTATCCAATGCATTATCAGGACAAAGGCATGTAAAGCCTGAAACCAAAAAAAAGATATTCGAGATTGCTGAAAAATACAACTATAGCCCCAATATAATGGCCAGAGGCCTTAGCAAAAGGAAAACAGGCATAATAGGCATAGTATTACCCGATATAAACAACCCCTTTTATTCCGAAGTGGTTCAGGGCATTGACGAAGAGGCCAAAAAAAGAGGTTACCTGGCAGTGGTGGTCAGCACCTATTATGATGATGAAGTGGAAATAAACCAGCTTAAAAAACTGGGTTCAATGTTTGTGGATGGTTATATTTTCGTGGGGGGTTCTTGCGGGTTTGAAAGGGTTCTGTCTGCTGCCTGGGACTTGAAGAACTTTGTTCTGGTAAACAGGTACTGTGGGGATACAAAGTATTCGGCTGTAGTGGTTAACAGCACACAAGCGGTCAAGGAAGCAGTAAATTATTTGGTGGACAGGGGGCATAGGTCTATTGCCTACCTGGGTTGGAGTGCCCCGAAAATAATAATACCGGAAAGCAAATACAGCGGTTATGTGGAAGGTTTGCAGGAAAATGGTTTGGCTGAAGCTCCATCCTATATCTTTTTGGCTAACCGGATAGTCATAAATCAATATAGTTATGCCCATGATATTCTGGACAAATATATCAAAAAGAGGGAAAAACCAGCT includes the following:
- a CDS encoding YtxH domain-containing protein; the encoded protein is MRSQRIVANLLLTFGLGVVVGILFAPKSGEQTRKILAGKIEQYCGSTCTSIVDQMAMFRGRMGEYLSDLKEKAEDIK
- a CDS encoding ABC transporter permease, which produces MQRIFENIKIAFQALALNKLRSFLTMLGIIIGVGAVVAMLSIGTGAQQMVLQNIQDIGSNLIIITPGSQDRDGGFEQMLGTVAQNQLKVKDAEAIELHSEYVEGAIPVILNSSVVSYMGKSLSASIYASSEKALDIYNFEMEEGRFYTTSDVANSGNTAVIGQTIIRELFGKRDPIGEVIKVDQKNFTVVGTIKEMGSNQFGQDQDNVISVPITTAQNKLYGLDYINLILAQSKSETVMDQATAEIKTILRRSHNLMPDQENDFTVQSQTQILDIVGTITNIFTITIAGIAAISLLVGGIGIMNIMLVSVTERTREIGIRKAVGAKNRDVLIQFLIESVVLSVSGGIVGIAFAVMVSALLNRFTVLTTSITAYPIILAISFSMVVGLFFGIYPAMRAAGLNPIDALRYE
- a CDS encoding ABC transporter ATP-binding protein is translated as MTNIISIEDIHKTYSIGKIKVKALRGVDLAINEGEFVTVMGPSGSGKSTLMNILGCLDIPTSGKYFLDQTDVSKLNDSQLAEIRNSKIGFVFQTFNLLSRSNVYRNVELPLVYSKNTKDRHQRIMEAIESVGLTPWVKHRPNELSGGQKQRVAIARALINNPAVILADEPTGNLDSVTGEEIISIFQKLNHKGKTILLVTHEMDIARHTQKIIYLRDGRIYKHEQVEKPIDADQRLKEMPKLEDEVK
- a CDS encoding efflux RND transporter periplasmic adaptor subunit translates to MKNKKKYLHLFMALTTLLVLALSSCSQETTNQLDTFTVTKGSIRQMVTSTGYIESSQIKNYSLQSAGEVLQAAEKGHVFSKDDVLFEVDNTLTHLTLAQAEANLSISESSLSQAKISLQQALDNNHIAVQLAQENQELAQQSAANALIALQDSRKLADKSNSYARSAVDSAQQAVNIAQVTVEAAQQAASDAANILKEAEEDPLFGDTQIAQYEANLNAAQSNLESALAQSQSAQLQAEAAQESYEQAKTQSSSQTHSAQGAYEQAQINQSITYWSTLGETQNTQKQILMAQQSILQAEQQLELAKINIEMVELDLDQNKVIAPFDGIVVSAPFSEGELASPGMSVISIIDHNFIIKSSIDETDISKLELGQQVTFTLDAFYGQQYTGKITNISPLSENMGGLVSFAIEVTPDQTQDLLFGLSANLTIITQQADDVLIAPVSAVYDIDGKQYVDLQKDEQVERAEIETGIFDYEYIEIKAGLKEGDIIVTSRIEND
- a CDS encoding PadR family transcriptional regulator → MKNKTKSGADSQTNYGLMDTKGRKGALPDLKKHWIFGKRSFHLWTGSRHINPLVNMVMARGGLLPLLAIHFLFQKDMYGNEIINHIKSKTSMAWSPKPGTIYPLLKELEEEKLVIGYWDTGQKRARKIYSLTARGKKEYRLLKPLFEPQLKQSIEIFNKLYIDLFSTEEGREKKYEK
- the eno gene encoding phosphopyruvate hydratase; its protein translation is MSDWTTIIDVYAREILDSRGNPTVEVETVLECGAVGRAAVPSGASTGQFEAVELRDGDKARYMGLGVQKAVDNVNNIIAPELENMDAIFQREIDQLLIDMDGTPNKGKLGANATLGVSMAVAKAAAIALDIPLYKYIGGVNAHVLPSPMMNILNGGKHADNSVDLQEFMIMPLGASSFREALRMGAEVFHSLKAVLKSKGLSTSVGDEGGFAPNLDTNEDAIKYIIDAIEKAGYAPGKDVFIALDPAATEFYQDGKYNLSGEGKVLTPDQMVDYYQNLVEKYPIISIEDGMAEEDWDGWKALTERIGQKIQIVGDDLFVTNTSRLKKGIELKVTNSILIKVNQIGTLTETLEAIEMAKTAGYTAVVSHRSGETEDTTIADLVVGINAGQIKTGAPSRTDRVCKYNQLLRIEEELGDESRYLGLSSFYNIQR
- a CDS encoding LacI family DNA-binding transcriptional regulator encodes the protein MDYKNVHLTIKDIAKMAGVSTATVSNALSGQRHVKPETKKKIFEIAEKYNYSPNIMARGLSKRKTGIIGIVLPDINNPFYSEVVQGIDEEAKKRGYLAVVVSTYYDDEVEINQLKKLGSMFVDGYIFVGGSCGFERVLSAAWDLKNFVLVNRYCGDTKYSAVVVNSTQAVKEAVNYLVDRGHRSIAYLGWSAPKIIIPESKYSGYVEGLQENGLAEAPSYIFLANRIVINQYSYAHDILDKYIKKREKPAFTALICQTDIMALGAMKAVQENELVVPDDISIIGYGNVSAARFSNPAMSTISLPKKRMGKAGANILFNSIEKDNGKREVIYLKAQLIERESVSTLH